The genomic interval TGACCAACGTGATCGTTGAGCTGCCCGCCGTACTGACTTGCTCTGTGTAGTCCGCGCTGCTGGTGAATTTGATCTGCATCGGCAACAGGGACTGGACCAGCTCGGCTTGATCGGCACGCCTTAAGTCACCTTCGCCGACTCGGATGACCGAAGCCACCGGGATGACTTGGCCGTTCCCGTTGCTTTGAATCAAACCCCATTCAAAGACGCCCGGACGGAGCAAGTCGTCCACATCGATGGCTTCGCTGATCAAACTATCGTCGGGTTGATAGGTCACCGCGACTTTGTCATCGCCGGCCTTCTCGCTCGCGGTCGCTTCGATGGGAACACGCGGTGGTGCGGTGCTGGGCGGAGCCAACTTTGTTTCAGGAAAATAATTGTTGGTTGCTAAGACCTTCTGCAGTGGCGCATCCACTAAACGTTGCGTCGCCGGTGCTGCCCCGCTCCACAGCGAAGCGTTCGTCAACAACAGAAACGGTACAAACGTCGGGTCGCCCGTCCAGTTGCTCCAGCCGCCATCGAGTCCGGTCAAGATCGTCACCACCCGACCTTGACCGACCGTATGCTGGGTGACCAAAGGCAAGGTGTCGCGACGCGCCAGCACGGTACGAACACGACCGGCCTCGATCTCCGCTGGTGAATCCTCCTCGGCGGACGCCGTCTCCATCGCTGTCGTTTCATCCTCGGTTGGTTCGGCCGCCGGGACCAACGTCCATGACTGTGAAAGTCCGATCAGTGAGAGTGACGCGTCGCCGATGCTGCGTAGCGGATCAATCAAAGTGTCGGTGTCGCCAAAAACAATGTCTCCGCTCTTGCTCGAGTCCCCATCTGGCAACTCAACCGTTTGCTCCAATGCGCGGGGCAGCAGTTGTCGATCGGTTCCAAGCAATACTCGGTTGTACGATTCGGCTTGGACATTGCCGCCCAAGAACCATGCGATCCCACCGCCACGTTCGACATACGTTTGCAACGCCGCGGCTGCCGAATCCGTGACTTCAGGCAAATCCACCAGATAGATCGCGCGGTATTGGGCCAAATCGTCAAAGGTTGCCGATCGCAAGAACGCGGGTGCTTGGATGTCCGGGATCGCACCGATGCGGACTTGGCTCCCCGGATTCAGAACCGAACTGATGTGGTAGGCGCCGATGGCGTCGGGGTCCGAATCGATCACCAAAACTTTTGCGTCGCTGGACAGAGGCAGGGTGCACATCCGCGAATTGTCGATCGCCAACGCATCGTCCGGCAGTGTGACTTCGATCGCATGCGTGCCGACTTCGTTGACAAATACCTGAAACGACTTGGTGACTTCAGCGCCGGGCGCCAGTGTCTCGATCATCAACGCGGGCAACGACTCGACTTTACCGCTGACGGACTCGGCCACATTGATCGTCTGGACGTCTTCTCCGTATCGAATCACGCGGCAGCCCACCGCGACGTTACTGACTTCCGACTGGCCATAATTCTTGATCGTCGCTCGTACCACAACGGGCACGCCGGCGACCCAAACATCCTGAACGGGGGTGACGTTTGTGATCGCCAGATTACCGTCGGGTGTCGCCGCACAATCGATCATGCGGATTTCTGTCCCCTTGCCCTCGATCCCACGCATCGATTCGGCGATCCGCTCGGGAGTCGCCCAGTCGCGTGCGCGAAAATCGCTGGCGATGTACAAGTAACTCGTGTCGGCGGGGGTGGCGTTCATCAATTGAGCAGCCAAATCGATGGCGGCGATCAAATCGGTTCGCATCGGTGAGGCGGTGGTCGACATCACTCGTGAAATCAAGCGACCATCCGGGGTGATGGTCTGAGCGGACAAGTCCGCCGCGACGTCGCCCGATTCGTTTCCGCCGCGAACCGCTAACGCGGCACGACTGGCTCGCATCACCGTCAGCTGATGATTGCCGTCGTCGCCCGCCAACTGTTGCGTCAAAGCTTGCAGGGACTGCAGGGCTCGGCCGTATGCGGTGGCCGCTTCTCCGCCTCCGGCACTGCTGGAATCGCCCATCGAATAGCTGTCGTCCAAAATCACCACATGATGCGTGGTCTGTCCGCCCAAGACACTCAACAACTGACGTCCTCCGGTCCATCCACACAACAGCGCGATCAACAACGCCGCGACCGCCAACCGTGCCAGCAGTAACAACAGTTGCCGCATCCGGATCCATTTTTTCTGCTTGCGATAACTGGCGAGCAAGAAATCCAT from Stieleria varia carries:
- a CDS encoding BatA domain-containing protein, which gives rise to MFLYPALLAGFFFVAVPLLVHLINMLRHRKQRWAAMDFLLASYRKQKKWIRMRQLLLLLARLAVAALLIALLCGWTGGRQLLSVLGGQTTHHVVILDDSYSMGDSSSAGGGEAATAYGRALQSLQALTQQLAGDDGNHQLTVMRASRAALAVRGGNESGDVAADLSAQTITPDGRLISRVMSTTASPMRTDLIAAIDLAAQLMNATPADTSYLYIASDFRARDWATPERIAESMRGIEGKGTEIRMIDCAATPDGNLAITNVTPVQDVWVAGVPVVVRATIKNYGQSEVSNVAVGCRVIRYGEDVQTINVAESVSGKVESLPALMIETLAPGAEVTKSFQVFVNEVGTHAIEVTLPDDALAIDNSRMCTLPLSSDAKVLVIDSDPDAIGAYHISSVLNPGSQVRIGAIPDIQAPAFLRSATFDDLAQYRAIYLVDLPEVTDSAAAALQTYVERGGGIAWFLGGNVQAESYNRVLLGTDRQLLPRALEQTVELPDGDSSKSGDIVFGDTDTLIDPLRSIGDASLSLIGLSQSWTLVPAAEPTEDETTAMETASAEEDSPAEIEAGRVRTVLARRDTLPLVTQHTVGQGRVVTILTGLDGGWSNWTGDPTFVPFLLLTNASLWSGAAPATQRLVDAPLQKVLATNNYFPETKLAPPSTAPPRVPIEATASEKAGDDKVAVTYQPDDSLISEAIDVDDLLRPGVFEWGLIQSNGNGQVIPVASVIRVGEGDLRRADQAELVQSLLPMQIKFTSSADYTEQVSTAGSSTITLVMLALLALILAAEQALAYWASYHVSSSATPLKTGPWTLDHSRGGRHHE